Genomic DNA from Bosea sp. (in: a-proteobacteria):
TGGGGCGACATGTCATCATGCGAGAGCATGGGCAATCCAGTTTGGCGCGCGGCAGAAGCCAGTTGCCCGATCGAGGCCGGCACCTCGTCAGCGCGAGCGTAAACCCGTTCGATCAGGGCGAGAAACGCAGCTTCATTAAGCCCTGAGCGGGCGACCATACCGGCCATCTTGTCGGGGCGGTGGCGCTGCTTGATCGTGCCCGCCATGTGATCATTGAAGGCAAGGCAATCGATACGGCCCTCTGTGATCCAGTCAAGGATGATGGGCACGGCGTCGAGATTGAAGGTCTCGTGGCGCAGGTGATAGCGCGTATCGGTCCGTAGATGCGGCCTGAGCTGTTCGAGCGTCTCCAGGATCGACAGCGCCGCCTCCGAACCACGTGTCCCGCCTTCCCATGACCAGGTCACGGAGTGATAAGCCGTGGTGATGCCATTCGCGATGAACTGACGATCGGCTTCCAGCAGCGCAATCGAGGGATCGACCGGCGCAGCCGGGCGCGGAAACACCAGTCGCTCAAAGCCATCACCATGGATGTCGATGATGCCCGGCAGAACGTAAAGCCCCTCCGCGTCGATGGTCAGTGCATTGCAGGCGGCTGAGATGTCAGCGCTGAAACAACCGTCAGCAACCGCCACATCCGCGCTGACAAACGCTCCATCGCTCAGGACTTTCCCGCCGGCGATCATGATCGGGCGCATGGGTCGCGCCGCCGGATTTTGACTTGCGCGCAGATGACCAGCTTCGATGTTCATGGGATCAATCCATCCAGATACGTGGAGCGCTCCATGAACCTGCCAGGTGACATCGACATGACATGCAGATGTCATCAGTGCGTCACGTCCGGTGGTGACACGTCGGATGGAAGTTTGATCGACGTCAGCATCAAGAGGTATCTCATGAACCGCCGTGACCTTGTCGCCACCGCAGCCATGCTGACAGCGGCAGCTGCGATGCCAGCCTTCGCCCAGACCCGTCAGAGGCTGCGTTTCGCCGTCACCGATGTCGATGGCTCCGAAAACCTCCAACGCGAATTCGGGCCGTTCAAGGCAGCCTTCGAAAAGGTGATGCCGAATGTCGAGATCGCCTTGTTTCCTGTCTCGGGCCGCACTGCGGCCGTTGAGGCCATGAATGCCAATCAGGTTGATCTGGTGCTCACCGGCCCCGCCGAATACGTGGTGTTCAAGGCCCGCATGCCTGCAGTGCAGCCGGTTGTGATCTGGCAGCGCCCGGACTACTTTCCGCAAGTCGTCGTGCTGGCAGAAGGGCCGATCAGGCAGCTGTCCGACCTCAAGGGGAAGAAGATTTCCTTTGGCGAAATCGGTTCGACCTCGCAGCATCTCGGACCATCACAGATCCTTGCCGATGCCGGCCTTGCCTATGGCCGCGATTTCGAAGCGATGTTCCTGCGCCGTAATGTGGCCGTCGAAGCCCTGCGCCGCGGCGACCTTGCTGCGATCGGCATGAACCTGACCCATATCCAGCAGATCCGCCGCGCTGTGCCTGACGTTAAGCTCAGCGTCATTGGACGTGGTCGCGACCTGCCCGATGATCTGATCATTGCAGCGCCAAGCGTCTCCGCCGACATGGTCGGTCAGGTTCGCAAGGCCTTCATCGACCATGCCGGCCCGCTGCTTCAGGCCGTGCTGCAGGTCGAGGCCAACGCGCGCTGGAACGGCGGCACCTTCCTGCCGAACGTGGCTGACCGTGATTATGACGTGATCCGGCAGATGTATCGCGCGGTCGGCATCAACGAGTTCACGCGATTCATCGGCCAGTGAGCGTTGTCGCATTTCAGAAGATCGGGCCGGACGGCGCGGTCA
This window encodes:
- a CDS encoding alpha-D-ribose 1-methylphosphonate 5-triphosphate diphosphatase, which produces MRPIMIAGGKVLSDGAFVSADVAVADGCFSADISAACNALTIDAEGLYVLPGIIDIHGDGFERLVFPRPAAPVDPSIALLEADRQFIANGITTAYHSVTWSWEGGTRGSEAALSILETLEQLRPHLRTDTRYHLRHETFNLDAVPIILDWITEGRIDCLAFNDHMAGTIKQRHRPDKMAGMVARSGLNEAAFLALIERVYARADEVPASIGQLASAARQTGLPMLSHDDMSPQMRGWYRELGCAVAEFPINHETTQAAALFGDPIVFGAPNVMRGGSHTGCPSAAEMAALGLCTVLASDYYYPALPLAPFRLATQGVLPLGEAWGLVSSGPAKALGLADRGRIEIGLRADLVLIEDRSPLPPRIVSTIAGGRLAYMSEAERVAISG
- a CDS encoding PhnD/SsuA/transferrin family substrate-binding protein yields the protein MNRRDLVATAAMLTAAAAMPAFAQTRQRLRFAVTDVDGSENLQREFGPFKAAFEKVMPNVEIALFPVSGRTAAVEAMNANQVDLVLTGPAEYVVFKARMPAVQPVVIWQRPDYFPQVVVLAEGPIRQLSDLKGKKISFGEIGSTSQHLGPSQILADAGLAYGRDFEAMFLRRNVAVEALRRGDLAAIGMNLTHIQQIRRAVPDVKLSVIGRGRDLPDDLIIAAPSVSADMVGQVRKAFIDHAGPLLQAVLQVEANARWNGGTFLPNVADRDYDVIRQMYRAVGINEFTRFIGQ